In one window of Rhinopithecus roxellana isolate Shanxi Qingling chromosome 15, ASM756505v1, whole genome shotgun sequence DNA:
- the LOC104679365 gene encoding U6 snRNA-associated Sm-like protein LSm5, with amino-acid sequence MAANATTNPSQLLPLELVDKCIGSRIHIVMKSDKEIVGTLLGFDDFVNMVLEDVTEFEITPEGRRITKLDQILLNGNNITMLVPGGEGPEV; translated from the coding sequence ATGGCGGCTAACGCTACTACCAACCCGTCACAGCTGCTGCCGTTAGAGCTTGTGGACAAATGTATAGGATCAAGAATTCACATTGTGATGAAGAGTGATAAGGAAATTGTTGGTACTCTTCTAGGATTTGATGACTTTGTCAATATGGTACTGGAAGATGTCACTGAGTTTGAAATcacaccagaaggaagaaggatTACTAAATTAGATCAGATTTTgctaaatggaaataatataacAATGCTGGTTCCTGGAGGAGAAGGACCTGAAGTGTGA